In Vigna radiata var. radiata cultivar VC1973A chromosome 3, Vradiata_ver6, whole genome shotgun sequence, the following proteins share a genomic window:
- the LOC106756914 gene encoding uncharacterized protein LOC106756914: MSHSQSSSSCCHGMSRRNCYSSHGGGSMGLGIIPICNCGESTVVKMARTSKNAGRYFWGCRNYKSGAGNVTWCNYFKWCNEEEIDEKDVIIXRQRSKICDMEKTMKALKRSMKLLVSVICVLIVVIIVMLCVLLG, from the exons ATGTCTCATtcgcaatcttcttcttcttgttgccATGGCATGAGCCGCCGAAATTGTTATTCCTCACATGGTGGGGGTTCAATGGGATTAGGGATAATTCCCATTTGCAATTGTGGTGAGAGCACAGTAGTAAAAATGGCTAGAACTTCAAAGAATGCTGGAAGATATTTTTGGGGTTGTCGTAACTACAAG AGTGGAGCTGGAAATGTGACTTGGTGTAACTATTTCAAGTGGTGCAATGAAGAAGAAATTGATGAAAAGGATGTTATCATTCANAGGCAAAGGAGTAAGATCTGTGATATGGAGAAGACAATGAAAGCTTTGAAGAGAAGCATGAAGTTATTAGTATCAGTGATCTGTGTTCTTATTGTAGTCATCATAGTTATGTTGTGTGTGTTATTAGGTTGA